One Dictyostelium discoideum AX4 chromosome 3 chromosome, whole genome shotgun sequence genomic region harbors:
- the psiP gene encoding PA14 domain-containing protein, which translates to MFIQRTFLKVLTLLSIVTVLVHGQTQPKDKITLKAVIYDQHKFYNPNFQPKNEGEFVLTKGIVKSDIDQEKRIPVLNSMDANDSINKKARISWPDGFKYFFVDNQAGDSKSAKSGKNLPIQRDIELNWNGEAYEYSNSNYFPINGQGFNDVSYPVPRGYVPISGESWTSMSTSTSLKGNNYNFCLKLNSKFTYNGNEVFKFTGDDDVWVYINNKLVVDIGGIHSQVSASVDVTKLGLTVGTIYNFDFFYCERKTSESNIKIQTTIETYCAYVDYCGVCEGDGSTCCNPATTCNDGKRCTNDFCPDPKSPLAGKDISKYCDHIPVKTCSSKDTLCKQYTCSDDLKGDMCVIKNTVTCPGNQTNCEASGYCDDKFGCINPSKCTDYIGQCFSGKCVNGECAKVTADDCEKIIGGVCRSDYVCEPGLGCKSSERCRQGSDICDLVTCDPKATDESKRCITTVLTDEECRCCEYDTLRFCEQAACSNKTGLCQPIPKNVDDGNLCTIDACNEDEKTITHVQVTCGGCETCSYATGKCEPDSSLCNDNNICTIDICVHEGILDGLPQGNCSNTPVDCGANDEDKCKTWSCDPTKGGCQSTPVVCEDKGKCLVGTCQPSTGQCEYSDRVCDNGGAFCVIGQCDQRLGCLVFDRVCSSDNSRCEEGVCVNGTESEEGHCKSVKYDPLPFNCNTGAVVSTAVIAGSTVAGAVALGIFLYGGKKGYDYWKDSRNISMGSSNSNPLYEEQQTGRGVNPMYDDPAAN; encoded by the exons atgttCATTCAAAgaacatttttaaaagttctTACTCTTTTGAGTATAGTAACAGTTTTGGTCCATGGACAAACTCAACCAAAAG ataaaattacaTTGAAGGCCGTAATTTATGATCAACACAAGTTTTATAATCCAAATTTCCAACCAAAAAATGAGGGAGAATTTGTTTTAACTAAGGGAATTGTCAAATCAGATATTGATCaagaaaaaagaattccAGTTTTAAATAGTATGGATGCCAATgattctataaataaaaaggcAAGAATTAGTTGGCCAGATGGTTTTAAGTATTTTTTTGTAGATAACCAAGCTGGTGATTCAAAATCTGCCAAATCTGGTAAAAATCTTCCAATTCAAAGAGATATCGAGTTAAATTGGAATGGAGAAGCATATGAATATAGTAATTCAA ATTACTTCCCAATTAACGGACAAGGTTTCAATGATGTAAGCTATCCAGTTCCAAGAGGTTATGTACCAATTTCTGGAGAATCCTGGACATCAATGTCAACTTCAACTTCATTAAAGGGTAATAACtataatttttgtttaaaa ttaAACTCTAAATTTACATACAACGGAAACGAAGTCTTTAAATTCactggtgatgatgatgtatgggtatatattaataataagttggttgttgatattggtgGTATCCATTCACAAGTAAGTGCTTCAGTAGATGTTACTAAACTTGGTCTCACTGTAGGAACCATTTATAactttgatttcttttattgTGAAAGAAAAACAAGTGAGTCTAATATCAAAATTCAAACAACAATTGAAACTTATTGTGCCTATGTTGATTACTGTGGTg tTTGTGAAGGAGATGGTTCAACATGTTGCAATCCAGCTACTACTTGTAATGATGGTAAAAGATGTACTAATGATTT TTGTCCAGATCCAAAATCCCCATTAGCTGGAAAAGATATTAGCAAATATTGTGACCATATTCCAGTTAAAACTTGCTCAAGTAAAGATACATTATGTAAACAATATACTTGTAGTGATGATCTTAAAGGTGATATGTGTGTTATCAAAAATACTGTCACCTGCCCAGGCAATCAAACAAACTGTGAAGCCTCTGGTTATTGTGATGATAAATTTGGTTGTATTAATCCATCAAAATGTACAGATTACATTGGTCAATGCTTTTCTGGTAAATGTGTAAATGGTGAATGTGCAAAGGTTACAGCAGACGATTGcgaaaaaataattggagGTGTATGTAGATCAGACTATGTTTGTGAACCAGGTCTCGGCTGCAAATCATCAGAGAGATGTAGACAAGGTAGTGATATTTGTGATCTTGTAACTTGTGATCCAAAAGCAACTGACGAATCAAAGAGATGTATTACCACTGTTTTAACTGACGAAGAATGTAGATGTTGTGAATATGATACATTGAGATTCTGTGAACAAGCTGCATGTAGTAATAAAACCGGTCTTTGTCAACCAATTCCAAAGAATGTAGATGATGGTAATTTATGTACAATCGACGCCTgtaatgaagatgaaaaaacCATCACCCACGTTCAAGTTACATGTGGTGGTTGTGAAACCTGTTCATACGCTACCGGTAAATGTGAACCAGATAGTTCACTTTGTAATGATAACAATATTTGTACCATTGATATTTGTGTCCATGAAGGTATTCTCGATGGTCTACCACAAGGTAATTGTTCAAATACTCCAGTTGATTGTGGTGCCaatgatgaagataaatGTAAAACTTGGTCTTGTGATCCAACTAAAGGTGGCTGTCAATCAACCCCAGTCGTTTGTGAAGATAAAGGTAAATGTTTAGTTGGTACTTGTCAACCATCCACTGGTCAATGTGAATACTCTGATAGAGTTtgtgataatggtggtgCTTTCTGTGTTATTGGCCAATGTGATCAAAGACTTGGTTGTTTAGTTTTCGATAGAGTTTGTTCATCTGATAATAGTAGATGTGAAGAAGGTGTTTGTGTAAATGGTACTGAATCTGAAGAAGGTCATTGTAAATCTGTTAAATATGACCCATTACCATTCAATTGTAATACTGGTGCTGTTGTTTCAACTGCTGTTATTGCTGGTTCTACTGTCGCTGGTGCTGTTGCTCTTGGTATTTTcctt TATGGTGGTAAAAAAGGTTATGACTATTGGAAAGACTCAAGAAATATTTCAATGGGCTCATCAAATAGTAATCCATTGTATGAAGAACAACAAACTGGAAGAGGTGTCAACCCAATGTATGACGATCCAGCTGctaattaa
- the isca1 gene encoding hypothetical protein (iron-sulfur cluster assembly 1 homolog), with protein sequence MSISGVVKLGKPSKKAIFSMTDSALKRVKEIMNDKKIDNCIGLRLGIKERGCSGMSYTLDFATQKNKFDETVVADKDINIIVDSKALLSVIGTEMDYIEEPIKKEFIFINPNATNTCGCGESFTTKDFSIPDLKLPKKN encoded by the exons atgtcaATTTCAGGTGTCGTAAAATTGGGAAAGCCTTCAAAAAAGGCAATTTTTTCAATG acAGACTCTGCATTAAAAAGAGTGAAAGAGATTATGAATGATAAGAAAATAGATAATTGTATTGGTCTTAGATTAGGTATTAAAGAAAGAGGTTGCTCTGGTATGTCATACACCTTAGACTTTGCAACtcaaaagaataaatttgatgaaaCTGTTGTTGCTGACAAAG ataTCAATATTATAGTAGATTCAAAAGCATTATTATCAGTTATAGGTACAGAGATGGATTACATTGaagaaccaattaaaaaagaatttatatttattaatccAAATGCAACAAATACATGTGGTTGTGGAGAATCCTTTACCACTAAAGATTTTTCAATACCTGACTTAAAACTaccaaaaaagaattaa
- the dynD gene encoding dynactin 62 kDa subunit: MYSKRVENSFQFNKDLLNNNIIKYSCNCGKAYHVSELYYCSGCLKTNCKFCITEEIDCFYCPNCLEHVSSVEANLNGNRCKKCFDCPICFNILTYSASTNATTGNETFFLNCAFCKWNSINSGEKEFRFDSHSIKNSKESSESQLQFNKVLEVVNKESIELTSLKDKKTLTRIKIAQAMKQFLGQQSKHQKYNQRKNFLKPDENQRWIQSSTPHPLPDNKLIPTSPLASTTTSSSSSTLLLTNQMIKKSIQSQPITTQDIEDMQQKRIDSRVFKKTNDDGDGGGDGDDELYDDDIDLEEINKIKDCDEISNLMQRYHQVSNQCKELKGLIPQHRQLLTRRSKRCKRCDRLLVKPDINPGKIEFKRSHFAYSYIPRVTISKIQWIDQDLFQVFLTFTNPLHSYIFMSFPMEIKGSMVSLEDNSQLVDLYTNETFISGLLDEIDDNEKEAIIDQLKTFEEQNKRYFTNGSTSNNYRNGNKLTLGFIGKVGVEDALFSNYNNNTDEVTHLIIHLPDQLSLNSINNNEVDPPKFKSKFSSIKFTIVVEFSLKSTTTNNTSGPNAAEAAATTTSSGGLGSSGTIPESSSSQKTLLKILFDIPSDKFSNAEL; the protein is encoded by the exons atgtaTTCTAAAAGAGTTGAAAATTCATTTCAGTTTAATAAAGACcttttaaataacaatataatCAAGTATAGTTGTAATTGTGGTAAGGCATATCACGTATCAGAATTATATTATTGCAGTGGTTgcttaaaaacaaattgcaAATTTTGTATCACAGAAgaaattgattgtttttattgTCCAAATTGTTTAGAACATGTTTCATCCGTAGaagcaaatttaaatggtaatag atgtaaaaaatgttttgattgtccaatttgttttaatattttaacatATTCAGCAAGTACCAATGCAACGACTGGTAatgaaactttttttttaaattgtgcATTTTGTAAATGGAATTCAATAAATTCGGGTGAAAAAGAGTTTAGATTCGATTCACATAGTATAAAGAATAGTAAAGAATCCTCTGAATCACAATTACAATTCAATAAAGTATTGGAAGTTGTTAATAAGGAATCAATAGAGTTAACATCATTAAAAGATAAGAAAACATTaacaagaattaaaataGCACAAGCAATGAAACAATTCCTTGGTCAACAATCAAAACATCAAAAATataatcaaagaaaaaactttttaaaacctGATGAAAATCAACGTTGGATTCAATCAAGTACACCACACCCATTACCTGacaataaattaataccaACTTCACCATTagcatcaacaacaacatcatcatcatcatcaacattattattaacaaatcaaatgataaagaaatcaataCAATCACAACCAATTACAACACAAGATATTGAAGATATGCAACAAAAGAGAATTGACTCAAgggtatttaaaaaaacaaatgatgatggtgatggtggtggtgatggtgatgatgaattatatgatgatgatattgatttagaagaaattaataaaattaaagattgtgATGAAATTAGTAATTTAATGCAAAGATATCATCAAGTTTCAAATCAATGTAAAGAATTGAAAGGATTGATACCACAACATAGACAATTGTTAACTCGTAGATCAAAGAGATGTAAGAGATGTGATAGATTATTGGTGAAACCAGATATAAATCCAGGAAAGATAGAATTTAAGAGATCTCATTTCGCATACTCTTATATTCCACGTGTTACAATCTCAAAGATTCAATGGATTGATCAAGATCTATTTCAAGTGTTTCTAACATTCACCAATCCATTACACTCTTATATCTTTATGTCTTTTCCAATGGAAATTAAAGGTTCAATGGTATCATTGGAAGACAATTCTCAATTGGTTGATCTTTACACTAATGAAACCTTTATCAGTGGTCTATtggatgaaattgatgataatgaaaaagaagcAATAATCgatcaattaaaaacttttgaagaacaaaataaaagatatttcaCAAATGGAAGTACtagtaataattatagaAATGGTAATAAACTCACTTTAGGTTTCATTGGTAAAGTTGGTGTTGAAGATGCTTTATTctcaaattataataacaatacaGATGAAGTAACTCATTTAATCATTCATTTACCTGATCAATTATCTttaaatagtattaataataatgaagttgATCCacctaaatttaaatcaaaattctCTTCAATTAag tttacTATTGTAGttgaattttctttaaaatctaCCACTACCAATAATACAAGTGGTCCAAACGCAGCAGaagcagcagcaacaacaacttcatcaGGAGGATTGGGATCTAGTGGTACAATTCCTGAATCAAGTTCATCCCAAAAAAcactattaaaaatattatttgatatacCATCagataaattttcaaatgccgaactttaa
- the elmoB gene encoding engulfment and cell motility ELM family protein, giving the protein MNCPIFLWRIYKYIVHLFTGRSEIERICYNIELKSLDRLALIETSVDYSKQLVHIKKDMKSEFDPGDVAIKIVEIKGFNQELLAFDSIILPNLISALEPISLFQGLKKSIEKKQKIPYDNNNLEHEASLERLWEALLPDVRRSARLSKEWGTLGFQGMDPATDFRGMGILGLDNLIYFSTQHSEDAREILKNSNSKCCYPFAITGINITALVLNLIDKPHFKIYFFKNGSTLTQFNELYSLVFISFDRFYQSKKPKSIMEFNTIKKEFETKISQNSDLVQLLRN; this is encoded by the exons atgaATTGCCCAATATTTTTATGgagaatttataaatatatagtGCATTTATTTACAGGAAGATCAGAAATTGAAAGAATATGTTAcaatattgaattaaaatcattagatAGATTAGCGTTAATTGAAACTAGTGTAGACTATTCAAAACAACTtgttcatataaaaaaagatatgaaATCAGAATTTGATCCAGGTGATGTTGCAATTAAAATAGTAGAAATTAAAGGTTTTAATCAAGAATTATTAGCATTTGATTCaat aattttaccaaatttaatatcagCATTGGAACCAATTAGTTTATTCCAAGgattaaagaaatcaatagaaaaaaaacaaaagataccatatgataataataatcttgaGCATGAGGCATCATTAGAGAGATTATGGGAGGCATTATTACCAGATGTTAGAAGATCTGCTAGATTATCTAAAGAATGGGGCACTTTAGGATTTCAAGGTATGGATCCAGCTACTGATTTTAGAGGTATGGGTATATTGGGTTTAgacaatttaatttatttttctacTCAACATTCTGAAGATGCAagagaaattttaaaaaattcaaattcaaaatgttGTTATCCATTTGCAATTACTGGTATCAATATTACTGcattagttttaaatttaattgataaacctcattttaaaatttacttttttaaaaatggttcCACTCTTACTCAATTTAATGAACTTTATT cTCTAGTATTTATATCATTTGACAGATTTTACCAAagtaaaaaaccaaaatcaattatggagtttaatacaattaaaaaagaatttgaaacaAAAATTAGTCAAAATTCTGATCTTGTTCAACTATTAcgtaattaa